The genomic segment GGTGCCCCTCCtctcagctaagaacaggaaactgaggctctAATTTACACATGCTCTCCAAAATTGGATAAcggaaaattagaaaaacattcaCATGGTAGGGGTCAGAATTTGGAGTGAACGAGCATGAATCCATCCCGCCTTACACCAGCAGGCCGAGCTGCTGGTGGTGTGGAGGATATATTTTGGCACGCTTTTTGCCTCTCGGCACCAAATGAGCGTTGTTTAAACACCGCAGCATACACAGATTGGTGCTGTCCAACCCTTCTATGCCCAGAGTGTGCCCATCGTCTGATGGTTGcatccagcaggataacacatcaTAGAACTCAGATCATCTGAAACTGGTTTCTTGGATTTGTATGGACTCTAATGTCGTCCAGAGTCCCCTTGATCTCAAGCCAACAGAGATAATGGATGTGCCATGAAGAATCAAGGAAGTCTTACCctgtactagcaaggtgtacctaatgaaatgTCCGGTGAGTGTGAATTTGGGAGTCATTGAGTTTCACGTTTCTCTCTCGTCAAGTTTCTGTAAGTATTTGCTAGCTGTGGTAGCTTCAGGTATATAGAGATGCCTCCTTTTCAGGATTTGAGTGCAAGAATTTAAGTTTTATGTTACACATGTGTAATGACTGTAAATGTACAGTTTTTCTGCTAATTTtgaaaaaaagctttatttttaagttaCAGAATCAATACAacaggtttcattttaaaaactgtttattctCAACACTCAAAATAATAAGAACACACATAAAAAATCCACagcaactaaaagaaaaaatattacagAAACTAAAAAGTTTTGTTCGCTTtataaaaaacactaaaaggtGTTTTGACTATTATAGTACCGTTTTAAAACCCAGTTTAAATGAAACAGTATTGCATCCTTTCAACGCGTCACTTCACAAAACACTCATCCTGAAAGTAGAACAACTTTCAATTTGGAAATACCATAATTCAGAAAATAAAATCTTGAGTAACAGTTTATCGATTACCAACAAGTTCATGAAggtcagtttctgtttttattttttttaacggAAAAGAAATCAGGGTTGGGAGCAGTCGAATGTGGACGTACCGATGCAGCAGATACTCTTTCCCCTGAAATATGAACCTGTTGAACAGGTGGATACTTCAGCGAGGAGAGAAACCAGTTTCCTCATTGGTACCAGTAGTACCTTTACAAAAATacacatgaagaaacaaattcacACTTTGTAATTAATCACTTTGAATACTAACATTTGGTCATATTTAGTTACCAAAATACATAATAACATAATAAGTATCCATTCCTACTGAAAGGGAAACGTAAAATCTGTCGCCCAATCAGAAGTTTTCCTCTGTGAGGAAGGAAATGCTCGAGCGACCGTGGAAACGTTTCATGTGGACAGGGACTTTATCCGATTCTAAAGCTGGTCATGTGCAATATTTCTGTTACTCTCAACGTGATGAAAACAAAGATGATAACCGTGTTAGTCCCTCTCCCAACACGTTCTCAGCTTTCAGCCCCGTTAATTCACCTGGTTAAATCTGTCCTTCTGATATGAGTAATTCTGTACACTTCACAAACCAACCTGCACGGTGTGCTGATATTTTCGTGACTGAACTTACAATGAATGAAATGACAATGTCTTTAAAACTACCTGctggaacacaaacacacctcaCTCACTCACGTCGCCACTGATCCAAATACATTAAACTCTATAAAAAGGACCTCGTTAGATTGTCGTTTCCAGAAAGctaaaatattttactttttttgtagGGATTTGTAGAAACTGAACTAAACCGTTTTCACTATTCAAATACCACAAATGTGCTTTTCTGCGCCCcaaaaattacataaaaaaaaaaacccaaaacatttttGTAACAATGTTCAGACTACTCAGAGCACACAGAAGCCACCCAACCATCCATCTACTCCCCACAGCTTCACCCCCTCACACACATCAACGTGTGGTGCAGTTTATTACCCAACCCAGCCTGCAGCTCACGTGGTGGATACATCAGCAGGGTTGGAGCCTGCCTGTGTGACCTGTTCTGATGATGTGCATAATCTTCATCAGTTCAATAAAAGATCAGAGCTGCTCTGAAATTCCACATTTCTGCCTCCATACCTGCATCCTGACCTAGTTTCATACTGCTCAGAAGATTCCTACATTACAGCTTCCTGATTTTCCACAAACAGGAAAACTGATGTTTGTTATTCTACATTcctaaaatgttaaaaacatgaACCTTAACTTTTCCCTGTGTTGTAGTGAACTACTTTTTaccccattttttttaattaattaaaaaaaaatcctaactAATATTATGATTAACAATGTGGATGCGAGCACTTACATCCAGCCCTTGAGCAGTGAAGTGATTGTGCAGAACACGAGGGAGAACTTTCTGTATTATAACATGTATGGtgacttatttttaaaaaaaaaaaaaaaagttaaaaagtgtGCGCACGAGGCCCTGAACCTTTGTGACAGCTTGAGACCCTGAGACAAAGTCCTCGTTACTTTCCGGGATGGTTACAGTCACGCCGTCTGCTGTGCGTCTATCTGGTGTTTATGCAAGCAGCACCGCCTGGAACGCTCTCAGTTCACCAAAAAGGCACGTCAAAGACCAAAAACCGGAGGTCTGAATGAGGCTGAGCGCAGATTCACATCAGCGTCACCGCAGCAGGTCTCTGGTTTTAATCATGGAGCGGTTTCTATGGCTTCAGGGTGGTGTAAAAAGGAATTTATTCTCTATAAAGATGCTGTGTGGTTGTAACTGCAGCTCTCGTGCGTGTTCATTTCTTCCCAAGTTTGTCCGTTTACACTGTGTCCTCATCCATCCTGGAGACTTCGTCCATTGTGACAGCCGACGGTACGCCATCCTCGCTCGATTTTGCCGGAGAAGAAGGCGGCAGCATGGCAGCACGCTCCTCTTTGGGCTCCTCCCTCTCTTTTCGCTCCTCCGCTTTCTTTTCTCGGTCTAACATCCGGTAGTTGATGCCCATTCCCACAAAGAGGAAGATGCTTCCTATAATGAGGACGATGCCGGAGGTGATGTAGGTGTAATCATAGTGGTGGTAGTAGTCATAGAAGCTGCCTGGAGGTGGGCAAAAGAAAGGAGATTCAGATTTTATGATCTGCGTCAACATTTTAACAATTATTACACCGATAATCTTTGACATCAAGTTTTATAACCAGCCCAAATCTCCACCCTCCCTCTCCCTGGGATGTCTTACTTGTCAGTGGTGGGCCCAACAGCACCGGCCCACACTCCACGATGGTGACCAGACCCACAGCTGAAGAAAACCTCTGAGCCCCCACCAGGTCCATCAGCGTCTCAAACAGCACAGCGCTCAGCCAGCCAAAACCAAAGCCAAAGAAGATAGCGTAGACCACAAATCCCGAGTAGTCGGTTGAAATCGGCGCCAGCACGTGACACACACCGTTGTACAGGACTGATGCAGCAAAGTAGTACTGGATCCTGGGCCGGACCCATTTGGTGTTCGCCAGAAAGCCCATTGAGGGCCGAGCAAACATGTCTATGAACGCCAGCACTGACAGAAGGAAGGCCGCCTTTTCTTTGCTGATGTCCTTACTCTTTGCGTAATTGGAGAGGAAGACGAGTGGAGAAAAGAGGCCGAAGAACATGACGAAGTTGCCCAGCAGGTAGAGCAGGAAGCCGCGGTGCTTGAAGAGCGTCAGGTCGATGAAGGAGTTGATTTTCTGCAGCACCGTCCTCTTGGGCTGAGGCTGCCCTGCTTCCACCGCCTCCACTTTGGGCGGCTGAGGTTTGGGGCCGATGGGACGCATTAGCGAGCCGGCCACACAGCAGTTGAGCAGGAGTCCACCGAGGATGAGGAAGCTGCCTCTCCACCCAAACTCATCGTACAGCCAGGAGTTGAGAGGAGCCAAGGTCGACAGAAACACGGGGCTGCCCGCCATGGCGAGGCCGTTGGCAATGGGTCGGCGCTTGTAGAAGTATTTACCAATCATAGTGAGCGCCGGATTCAAGTTGAAGGCCAGTCCCAAACCTGGAAACGAGGGCAAAGAAACAACATtagcaagaaaacaaaacttgtCTCAGCCATCAAAAGAAAGTGTCCAGATTTCCCTCATTTTGAGGATTTACTCAAGaaaactgatgaaaaacaaacctccaatTACTCCAATGAAGAAGTACAGCTGCTGCACCGTGTTGCAAAAAGAAGCTGCAACCAGACCAGACCCT from the Pelmatolapia mariae isolate MD_Pm_ZW linkage group LG20, Pm_UMD_F_2, whole genome shotgun sequence genome contains:
- the LOC134618020 gene encoding monocarboxylate transporter 1-like, encoding MPPAVGGPVGYTPPEGGWGWAVVLGAFISIGFSYAFPKSITVFFKDIEVIFDATPSQVSWISSIMLAVMYAGGPISSILVNKFGSRPIIILGGCLSGSGLVAASFCNTVQQLYFFIGVIGGLGLAFNLNPALTMIGKYFYKRRPIANGLAMAGSPVFLSTLAPLNSWLYDEFGWRGSFLILGGLLLNCCVAGSLMRPIGPKPQPPKVEAVEAGQPQPKRTVLQKINSFIDLTLFKHRGFLLYLLGNFVMFFGLFSPLVFLSNYAKSKDISKEKAAFLLSVLAFIDMFARPSMGFLANTKWVRPRIQYYFAASVLYNGVCHVLAPISTDYSGFVVYAIFFGFGFGWLSAVLFETLMDLVGAQRFSSAVGLVTIVECGPVLLGPPLTSSFYDYYHHYDYTYITSGIVLIIGSIFLFVGMGINYRMLDREKKAEERKEREEPKEERAAMLPPSSPAKSSEDGVPSAVTMDEVSRMDEDTV